In Plasmodium coatneyi strain Hackeri chromosome 8, complete sequence, the genomic stretch ATTATAACTCAGCTCATATTAGTGATTATTCCAATAGTATGTGTTTTGAAGTGCTAGGTTTTGATATTTTACTAGATTATAGATTAAAACCTTGGCTCCTTGAGGTGAATCACTCCCCTTCATTTGCTACTAGCTCCCTCGTAGATgagaaggtaaaatattCAGTCATCAGAGACACGTTGAACATGCTCTACATGCACTCCAAGTACAGACATATGCACATTCAGGAGTATCTAAATTTGCAAaagtttagaaaaaaatatagtgaTGTTTTAgtaaagcacaaaaaagagTTGAAAGAAAAGTTAACTTTGAGTCGTTTCCATTATGAGAATAGGAACCTGGGTGGGTATAAAAGAATCTACCCCTTGCCCGAATTGCTGGATTATGAAAACCTTATCTTGTTCGTTTCGAATGCTTGGAACAAGTCCATTGGAATACCGTACTGTATGAAGATGGATTCGTTTGAATACCTGTTTGAGGAACCTGCAAAGAGGAGGAGTCATGCAATGGAAAAGCTAGCTATAACTAACAGTGCAGCagcagaggaggaggatcaGTATCAGGACGagcaacagcagcagcagctgGTTTGGCTGAACGAGGTAGAGTGTAACAAGTATTGCCATTCTGATCGGGTCATGGCAAACATGAGCAACTGCTCCACCTCCTGTTAGGTGGTTTCCACAGGGGGGTTACGAAGGAGGTGTTATTCACAGCGGCGGCGTTTCCTCGCTTATGTCTTATCCTTTCTGTGCGCCGAATAACATGTTAGAAAGCGGTTTGTGAGAAAGCCAAAGGGGGACTAGCTACCTCCGTATGGGACATATCGGCAAGAAAAATAAGAGCAAGAAGAAGCATCAGTTGGATATCCACTGGGCTATTAAAAGTTGGTcacacgcatatatacatatatataaatgtatacatgttCGTGTGGGGCTGTTTATGTGCACTAGGGCGCTTTGTTAAgatactacaaaaaaaaaaatatttcaaattattgtacatataaaaaatgttcaaaatgggaaattagGGTAACTCttttaatgtacatatgtatattttgaaatttacaaaacatGGGAAGAATGCGACGGGCACATTCAAAGGGGGTATTCAAACGGGGTGTGTGGATGGAGAGGTGATTTATTAATAGGCATATATTTACACCGCGAGAGTAAATGAGCGCCTAGGAAGTGGTACATATattaacaacaaaaaaatggagtaaTAATGGAACAACCGTGAAGTGGTGATGGCATGATCGTGGGAATCAAAATGAACACTCGTGCATGCACAACTGGGATGTGCggaaatatgcacattgGGGAAGGGTCCAGGAGGTTTGTATCCCCTTTAtgagtttttaaaaaataatatcccTTTAGAGTTAAACAAAAGGGGCTTCTCTGCGTTAAACCTATAAATGCTTCAATGGggcttctttcccccttcgaGCAAAGGCGGGATGAAGCCTGTTAATATACAAGTTTGCATTTAAATGATTTACAGTGAGCTGATGCACTTAGCTCATTTGGTTGATATGTTAgttactttttccttacttGTTCATGAACTGCTGTCCCGTTTTGCCATGTTTCCACTCTTCCGCGTCGCTTAGCATATGAGCGCGCAGGACACGGTGATGTCATCCATTTTACCGCCCGTTTTGTGGCACTTAAACTCtttgttgtaattatttatgtatggAGACATCCACCTCTTCATTTTGGAGTAGTTAAATGCTTcgttggcaattttttccgaTAGGGTGGAAAAGTTGTTCTGTTTCACCAAATTTAATATTTGGTTATCGTACAAATTATCCCACAGACCGTCGGACCCCGCAACGattatgtcatttttttttacttctatGTGAGCAATGTCTGCATCGTTTGGTTTGCTTACTTCATTACTTCCCAACTGGTAGGGGAAATTAAACTCATACTGCTGAGGTTTTGAGCGGTAAATTATGCTATCATTTCGAATGAGGATAAACTGAGAATCTCCAACGACAGCCGTAGAGATGGTGCTATTGTTATTAAAGATGATTAGACAAACGGTGGTTGATCCTTGAATGTCATTATTTAGATAGGCATAATTGAGTACATCTTcaattttcatattttcattttcatccatttttttttgtaaaagttgtaaaaatttttctggATATTTTCTTGGATTTACTCCATGCCTTATCCAAGATCCTACACCATCAGCAATGGCCATAAACCCTTTCCCATTCAAACAGCAATCTTCACTTTCTACTTTATCTGGATGTTTgataattttataatttgtcaaaatggaatgttTTGCATTTGAGCAGAAGGCCTTTTtgttaaaggagaaaataatattttttttaattttatatttcaaaAATACACTGTTTGCcatattaaaaaagttaaaggggactttattttttaaaaatgtgtaaggCAACTTTGTTACAAAGGTGAGTTCCTTGGAAAAGTTATTGCTAAGCTGTGTGTCACATTTTGTGTTGGTGAAATTGGAACTTTTGTTGCCACCTTGGATTGGCAGAAAGGATAACTTATCCATAATGCTATCCTTTATTCCCATTTCACTTGTccttttcttattcttttttaattttttctcaaattccttggagaaaaaattaaggttCTGTCGGTAAAAGTAgcaatcttctttttttagcaagtagttcattttcctcttcaaatTTATAGGCGCTACAGCGTACACCGAATGGGCTGGTGGGTTTTTACAACATGTGAGCATATTATATAGGAACACAAtcagaaaggggaaacatGTGGTGACCATTTAGGGTAAAAAGAACATTGGGTTTCTTCCGCATCGAATTTTGCATGGGGCGGTGTGTTTGCGTTGATGCTTCTCATGGCAAGCTGTTTAGCAGTGGTTGCCTCTTCGCTGTTGATGGCTTATTCTGCCGtggtttccttttctgccATGCTTTgctttattcctttcccccGATGTCGCATTTAAAATttacttttgcaaaataaaaaaaaaagttagctATGTGGACTCAAATGCAAGGCATGAAAAGAAGGTGCGAAGAACCGAGGGGGTACGCGTTTTTACACAATTAAGTTTTCATGGGGCCACTTCCACTTCTCCACGTGCTAATatgaggaacaaaaaatggcaagCCAATCTGCTAAAATGGGAAGGCCCGTGTATATATAGCCGGATAAAAAAAGCGACGCGCAACGGTGAagcaaggagaaaaataagtaCATTTCCTTTACCCCCTATGGGGGGGCGAAACATTAGCGCACAAGCTCTCTCGCGGAAGATTTGGCTGAAGCtcgaaaaaattgcaacagTTTAGTGTGGCATCCCTTAGGGTGCAACATACTTATTCATACGTgaaaataaacgaaaaagggggaaaaaaaaaaaatcacaaaatgatgcacaaaaaataggGCCAGCCTTTTCGTTCATTGTGCAATTAAATATAACTCTATTTTAtgtgcttttaaaaaattttgcctCATTTGCGGAGTGTATGCCACTTCAATTTTTgaaagtcttttttttctttttttgaatatgAGGCCTATCCGTAAAACATCATAAATTTAACCGATAGGAATGTAACCCCCCACACCGTTGGGCCAttcttttacaattttaatgGCCCACCAGAATTGCTTGATAAGTTGTAGTAACGATGTTACTGtgcttttacattttttatattttatttttaaaaaaaaagatgttcTTTTGGTGCAACATCGGCATATAGTACTGTACACGCCCTTTGGGGAGATGCACAAACactaatttttatttcgccAAAGCAAACCTTTTAGAACAACTGTGCATTGCATTGGGTTGATTGGGGTTTAATGTGGTTTTATTTAAGTGCCACCTTTATTTGGTTGTGTATGCGGTCGAACGAGGGGCATTTAATATGGTGCTACTTCGtcattttggagaaaaaaaaattttcggCCCATTTTTTGGCGCCTgttcaaatgaagaaaaagaggtgCATCCaaggaaatatacacataatgtatttttatgcagctcatttttaattacaaATAATGTGGTGCCACTTGTTTCGTCCTAGTCCCAACAACATAGAGAGCTAACATTTAATGCGCAGCTATTaatgtcaattttttttcattgctGCTTTGTCTTGGAAATGGACAATAGACAATGTCGCAATATTAATACCTTTTGACAAAAAAGGGTGTTTTAATTTTCCGCCTACAGTTTTTATATCAACTGCACATTTTAATCATCAGGAGGACGGGTAGAAGGTTCTCTCGTAAATTCATTAAATTGAATTATGCTATTACTCAGACATGACCAAACTTTAAAACATCgatactttttcttttttttttttacacaatcTTGAAATAGACACCCTGCTTAAAAATGTTTCCGCATGAAagggatatttttttttttttttcaacataaGAGTGCAgattattttgaaaaataaatccgGACATTTTTAGCATCCCCAAGTTTAGGCAGCACGGAGTGTTTAATTAATACGGGGGGTAAACAAAAGTCATCCTCGGTGTTCACTTTGTGAGGGTCACTTTTTTGGGGTTCCCTTTTCTTCGCTTCGccgaggaagaaaaattggagTCTGTGTAAACGGCAAAACAATTTAACATTAGCAGAAAGTGAACATCTTTATGCGAAATTTTGCTTAAAATGAGATTTATTACATTCTTCTCTAACGTAACGTGGTAATGGAAATATAAAGATACATGCATATTCAAATATTTTGAGAGCACTCATCCTTCTCATTCCTGCATGTTCGCCTAtagtgaaataaaaatgaaggaaaaaaaaaaaaaaaaaaaaaaaaaaaaagcggtgGGGCGAGGTTTTAATAGATGAAATATTTACCCAGTTAATTTAAAACATAATTGTAATAAACATTTGCGTGATGAACTTGGCAaataggaacattttttcatgtttttgttttattttgcaaaattaaagaaagtaaaaagaatgaGAAACTGCCTTCACAAAGCTTCCCTAAGTCATGAACATTAAAAACTTAGATGATGTAAAATACAGAGTTCATAAAATTAAAGTTTTAGACGAAAATGATAAGAAGGCAAAAGCAGTGTTGACCCGGGCTGCCGACCAGGTGATggtaagaggaaaaaaaaaaaaaaaaaacacattcaCTAAAAGGTGAACAACTGAATCGTAGCTAACCAAAAagatgtgcacaaaaatggatcACACAATAGGAAATGTTAATGTTGCAGTTGCAAGGCGCATCGAGATGCTCTCTCAGATGATCTTTCAGATGTATTGCCGCAATCCTTCCGATTAATTCGTGGGAACGTATGTTACCCCTTATTCCGTTTCtacatttcccccctcttttttgcaGCCAATTATGAGGAAGATGCGCTTTTCGGTTGAGTTACTGTCCGAATTTTTACCCCGGAGTCCCAATTTGCTAGGGCTGAACATTGTGGCTAAATCAGAAATTAAGGTATATATTGACTGACCGTTTGTTGCATGCCCGCAGTAGAGTGGGTGAGGGTTCcttatgcacatgtataaggggtgcacacatacataaaagTGTATCCTCCcttgtatatgtgtgcacacctTTTCAGATACGGCttcggaaaaaaaggggaggggagTTATTTCACTTTAACGACATCATGGGGACGCTGCTACACGAGCTAGCGCACATAGTGCACGGTGGACATGACAGATCATTTTACGAACTCTTGGACAAACTAGTATTAGAGTATAATAAATTATacacttttggaaaaatagaaaatcaaatcagtggaggaaaaaaagcaggagGAAGTGATTTCCGCATATGTAATGGAAGCCCCAAATTAATGGCAGCACAGGCTGCTGAAATGAGACTACTAAATAATTTTATGAGCAAGGATGGAGAAATATTAAATGTGTCCCTTGGAAGTTGCTTAACACCAGAACAGTATgacaatttatttaaaaatcgAAAAGAACGTGATGataaaatttgttccatttcGAATGACATAATTGTGATCGACTCGTTGGTGGATCCTACCAACCATGACGATGGcgaaaatggggaaacatCACAGAATACCAAAGGAGATTTTAAAGCATCAAATTTGTtgcaaaggaggaataaaaatgttttcattTCGAATGCGGATTGCATAAATGAGGAGAAACAGACACATGCACCTACGCAGgatgtgtgtaaaaaatcaTTCAAAATACCAGGGCGTAATCCAAAAAAGAGGCAAGCGGCATGTGAACAGGGGAGTGAAGATAAAGTTATAACTTTACCCGGTAGCATAGGAGCCACACCTAAAAACAGCGGTAATGGCAGCCTTAAAACGAATATTAATGGGGGTGCCTTGAAATGTGCCCATGTTAATTAACCGAGGGGGAGAGAAGCAAAATAAGCAAATTGAGCAAAATTAGTGATTTTTTATTGTTCACCATttgggaagaggaaaaaatggaccaTATTATCCCCatgtggtgaaaaaaaaaaaaaaaaaaaaaaaaaaacatagtTGTGTACCacgaaaaaatttacaccaATTAGATGAGaggaaatatatgaatacttATTACATTTAGGGAGCTTTGTTATTGCAACTGATTTGTAGATTCCTGTGAACACGTCTattttctatgtatatatttttttccccctctccaGGCAGCGACTGTGTGCACATTGTGAAGGTCAAACGCGATTGCAGCGGTGTGAAAAAGcctgaaaatgaaaatggctCGACCGTTTCAGATAATGTGGGTATCAAGAAGagcaaaaagagaaaagttaTTGTTCTCGATTAGGCGGTTAGTAAAATGGGGATGACTTATTTCCTCTGGGTGGGAAGTTCCCCCATGGTGCATATCATTTTGAATAGCTAGCTCTACGACGTTCAGATTCCGTGTGCGTTAAATGTGGATGGGTGTAATTAATGCGCAGGGGCAGACTGGCTAGCACGCACGTAAATACCTATCTACCTACACACGCACACTTATAATATGTTTGTACAACCATGTATCTACTTTTccgttttccctttttttttgtattttttatttgtcccCCAAGTTGCTATGTTTGGTACAGCATTTCGAATTAACTTTTTGCCACCTCTCCGAACTGATTCCTTTTACAAAactgtaattttttcgttaatttatttgttcaaATTGGAAGAgatttaagaaggaagaattttttcctaatgGGAAAATTTGTGCTCTACGCAAAAGCTACGTTGAGGAGTACCAACTTGTGGAGAAGCAATTGCTGCGGCATGATAATTCAAATTTTAAGTAACGTGTTCGTCCATAATTGTGTGGACTAGACAAAGGGTCTAagttattcattttgaataCACTAATGGTTTGTTACTTTGCCTTATTTTCCTACAATTCATCCCTTTATGGAATCGCTTCTAGTCGCATTTTCATTCGCGTCTGCACTGTGCGATTGCTCTTGGTTGGTTATTTCTCCATGTTTATTACTGACGTCTTTGTTTTGGTTTTTCGTGTCGGATTTTGTTGTGTCTACATCACTTGCGTTTAGGGGCTGGTGCGGGGGCATCCCTGGTGGTGCAGACGGTGGAATTAGGGGCGGCATCATTGGTGGGGCTGAAGGAGGGATTGGTGGTTGGCCAAGACCAGGTGGCATATACATCGAATGGGGTGATGGATGAAACATATTTGGAGATAAATTTTGTGGAAATGCAGATCCTGGGAAGTTTATATTGGGAGGATATTTCTGAGCAGAACCAGGAGGAAGTGTTGGAATGTTTGGTGGATATGCTGGTGGGCCAGACGAGGGAGCTTTAGGTGGGGTCATACTGGAAGgcaaatgaggaggaggcATATTAGGCACATTAGGCATAGTAGCATTATGTTGATTAACTGGCGGATACATATTTGCACCTAGAGGGGGTGGCTGCATCATATTAAAGTTGTTAGGTAGAAATAGAGGCATAGGagggatgttttttttcttgggaTCTACGGGACCATTTGGTAATAAGTTACTTGTTGGTAATAATGGGGAATTAAATCCTGGGAAAGAGAAATTTCCCATCTGAGCTTGCTGTAGAAATTGTTCCATGGTAGGTGCCATGGCTACTTGTGCCCAGTTTACTCTCTGTTgtcttttaatatttttatctcCTAATTTctgttttaatttatttaaattttcttcaattaTTTCAGCTGGAACTCCATCCATTCCTCTTATGATAAGTTCAGGGTCGTTCCGTTTTGGCAAAGCATTGGGTACCGTTTTTAAATTGGTTTTATGTACCTGCATCATGTGGATTACTAACCCGCTAGCTACGTCTAGTTTTCTGTTGCACTGCAaacatttaaaatgtttcgCTTTCTGATGCTGGATGAGGACCTTCTCATCGTCGAATTCTCTGTCACAGTAGTAGCAAAAGGGCTTCAATtcaatatttatttttcgcttcttcctccccattttattattattattttttatactgCTTACTCTCTGTTTCGTGTAAGAGCGGCTTAATAGCGGCCCTTTTCGTTACGCATAAAACACAACGGGACAGTTACTGCGCTTGTGCTTTCACTTGTGGCCATATTCCTGGGGAGATTATTCCACACTGGAGGATTTATAATGTTCTGAGAGATGAGGCTAGTATGTAAAACTGCCCTGTTGTGTTTATTAACTCAGCGGCGACTGCAGAGCGTGCTAAAGAGTTTCCCTTCCGAATGATGTTCGCCCATTTTTGGTTCCCAATTTAGCGCATACGAATAGGTACATGCATACGTACGTATAACACAAATTCGCGTGAAGAAGGACTAAGGAACGTCACCAACTTGTGTGCTCCTATTCCAAATTaatctcaaaaaaaaaaaaaaaaaaaaagaaattgatTCGCTTGAACACGTTGTATTTGTGGTGATTCCTtccgaagaaaaaaattgcccctatgaaaaaaaaaaaaaaaaaaaaaaaaatccaaaggTTATTTTGCAAAGTGGGTACATTTCGTCACAGTTATCGTTTCCCAGAAGGGAGGGGCATTCCACTGCAAGATGCACTTCCCACCTTTTTGTGCAAGTGGGCTATGTGTCACGTGTTCGTGAAGGATCCATTAGCATTTTTCTCCCAGAATAGTCAGCACCAATTATGCGTATATCCACGTGCATAGTGCAACGCATTGCAAGAGCACTTTGCACATATCAAGCCAAACGTATGACAAAAGATGTGTTTAacttttccaactttttcGCATAAAGGTAAAGGGCATatcaaaggggaagaacagaacTGAGGAagctttcttcttcaccatcCTTGGCCAAGTGCCCCTACAGGGATAGCACAGCCGAGGTGCATACTTGTTTGCGTAATTATGACTTACAGGGAAGCCAAGTCAACACGTACGCAGAACGTATGCACGTATGTATTCACATTATGGGCCTGTCTTCAGTTATGGTTTGCTTAACTCGCATCCCAAAAGTTTAAGCCTTAAGAGTGGGTACCTTTCCAGAGCACCGCAGttgtaaatatgtgaatatcTCCCCATTCGTCAAACACAGTTGGTACTTATTTAGACAACCTGATGTCTACATATAAGTTCCAATCGGAAGGAGGGGAATTTCACTCAATGCACTTAGTTATATGGTCCTATGTGTAGGAATTTTACAAACGGATGTACCACCGTGGGGCGTACATTTATCCTTTCAGAAGAAGGGATACCCAGTTTGAGCATTCTAACGGATACTCCTTAATGATTTAGTAACGTCGCGTTTCACGAAGCAATAACTGTATAAGTGCATGTGTGGGATGTAAATGAAGGTCAATTATTGGAAACCccaaaaaatgtgcagcaGAGAGGCTATCCCTATTTTAAGTAACCTGCGAGGCGTATTTTCGGAGTACTCTTTTAACAGCGCGAAGATTTGATTTAACCCTGCAGATGATTGTGGTGGTCATCTTAAGTGGAAATTTAAGGAATAGGTTTGCTGCAGTGCAGCAGGAAGGAACGAGCCATAAGAGTATATGTAgttgtatatatgcgtaGGCAAATTGATGGACACCCGCCATTGTGCAGCAAGAGGCAATAAacaatatgtatataaaaacgGGGGCCCATTGGCTACGCCGAAGCAGACGCTTCAGCACAGTCAGAAGTCTAATGAGCAGTTCATTCAACATTTACACAAACAACTGCCTAGTCTCTTCCAACCAATTCTTTAGTGAAGTTTTcttaatgaataaaaaacttACGTACTATGTGAAGGATTATTTTGGGCTTCCAGCCTGGTCAAATACTAGGGGAAAAAGAGTAGGCTGccttttccccccatgtTACTCTCAACTGGTTTTCCAATTTTGCGTTTTAATGAACAATTACGATTATGTGTCCATCCCAACACCTGTAAAAAAGTCAAAGCATATAAAGCAGAAATATTCCTTTTACATAGCAGAAAATAATATTGATTTAATTCTTTGCCATCCTTTCTACAAGCATTTTATCGAAGAAATTACGCTTAACTTGcaaattccatttttaatatgtTACGACAGGCCGGATGTTTTATCTCATGAGGAGTATTTGGACGATTTGAAAGAAGGGCGCGAAATTTTCGGTCACAAGTTTATGTACCAGCCGAAGGAGGATGGAAATTGGACGAATGGACAATTGGGGGAGGAGTTAAAAGAAGAGCAAGAGAGATATTTCATCGGAGGAGTTGGTACAAATAGTTCTGTCTCGAAGGAGATTATCCCCCGAGAGGGTGATTCCCCGTCTGCCTTCCATATGTACTTGTGCAAAGAAAACGAGTGTGACAAAAGCGTACAGTTCTTATCAACCTGCATTTTCAATCAGTCCATGCATTTATCTAAGTTCATCAATTGGGGGAAAGACAACACAATCGCTTTGCTATGTGTGCCAGCAAACAATATAGCTTATTTTGACGTTCTTTTTAGTCTGTTATTTTCTGGCGCAGCGGTAACTTTCCCCGAAGCGAGCAAAAAGAAGACGCTAAATTATAATAGCTATATGGACTGGTTTAAAGAACATAtgaaaagtaaagaaaacaattttgCTGTTCACAATTTGCTAATTAAAAAAGACTTCACAGATATTGATTTTGATTTTATCGATGGAAAGAATTTATTTGAAGAATTATTCCATGTGAAGACGCCCATAAATATTCTCAtttgtaataattatttaattcgtgattttctttctttttttaaaaactccGATATGGACGTCGGAACGAAAATGGAGTTTATCCAAAAGAAGGCATCTCACGTGAGGATCATCCTCCTTAACGGAAATGAAATAATGCCAGGAATTAACGTAAATTACCTCGAACAAATAAAAGACGTTTTTATCAATGCTAGGATATATCTGCGCTATGTAGTGCAAGAAGTAGGAACAGTCAGCATAATGGAGTTGGGCCAACTGGAGCAAGACAACATCCCATATGAAAGAAAATTAGCTGGTTATGTTCTTCCAAGTGTTCATGTGAAAATTGATCCAGAAACGAATCtcatgaaaataaaatcagATAATGTGTTTAGTCAGTATTACAATAATGGGAGGTTAACCAATCAGGCGTTTGACCAGGGAGGCTTCTTCAA encodes the following:
- a CDS encoding Metallopeptidase, whose product is MNIKNLDDVKYRVHKIKVLDENDKKAKAVLTRAADQVMPIMRKMRFSVELLSEFLPRSPNLLGLNIVAKSEIKIRLRKKRGGELFHFNDIMGTLLHELAHIVHGGHDRSFYELLDKLVLEYNKLYTFGKIENQISGGKKAGGSDFRICNGSPKLMAAQAAEMRLLNNFMSKDGEILNVSLGSCLTPEQYDNLFKNRKERDDKICSISNDIIVIDSLVDPTNHDDGENGETSQNTKGDFKASNLLQRRNKNVFISNADCINEEKQTHAPTQDVCKKSFKIPGRNPKKRQAACEQGSEDKVITLPGSIGATPKNSGSDCVHIVKVKRDCSGVKKPENENGSTVSDNVGIKKSKKRKVIVLD